In Candidatus Methylomirabilota bacterium, the following are encoded in one genomic region:
- a CDS encoding MmgE/PrpD family protein — protein MSLTARLAEFAVKTALEDCPPEALARVRLAALDTLGVMLAGAGEPAARAVRAVARAEGGTPLATVVGTRFVTSPGWAALANGTAGHAHDFDDTNFALMGHPSVPLLAAALAAGEAETADGRAVTLAYIVGFEVGATLGAALNPEHYTRGWHATSTIGTLGCAAAAARLLRLDVIQTRHALAIAATHASGLKENFGSMTKPYHAGHAARNGILAAQLAREGLTASESALEGKQGYVAAFGGARRLEPALDGLGRAWQLLASGIAVKPYPSCALTHSAIDSLLELRAAHGLTPRDVTAVEVAVNRVVPDVLAHPRPTTALERKFSMQFCAAAALAEGRVDLRSFEDGEVRNHAVRDLMERITVVVDPALPDELAQHAWSRVTVRVRDGRTLTAGPRGARGHPDTPLNPDALRAKFRACATLVLPRDEVEGVAEQLAHLEDIPDIRALTSRLAGDSD, from the coding sequence GTGAGCCTCACGGCCCGGCTCGCGGAGTTCGCCGTCAAGACCGCGCTCGAGGACTGCCCGCCCGAAGCGCTCGCCCGCGTGCGCCTGGCCGCGCTCGATACGCTCGGCGTGATGCTCGCCGGCGCGGGCGAGCCCGCCGCGCGCGCCGTCCGCGCGGTCGCGCGCGCCGAGGGCGGCACGCCCCTGGCGACCGTCGTGGGCACCCGGTTCGTAACCTCCCCCGGGTGGGCCGCGCTCGCCAACGGCACGGCCGGGCACGCGCACGACTTCGACGACACAAACTTCGCGCTGATGGGGCACCCGAGCGTGCCGCTCCTGGCGGCCGCTCTCGCGGCGGGAGAGGCCGAGACGGCCGACGGGCGCGCCGTGACGCTCGCCTACATCGTCGGCTTCGAGGTCGGCGCGACTCTCGGCGCCGCGCTCAATCCCGAGCACTACACTCGCGGCTGGCACGCGACGTCCACGATCGGTACCCTCGGCTGCGCCGCAGCGGCGGCGCGGCTCCTGCGGCTCGACGTGATCCAGACGCGCCACGCCCTCGCGATCGCCGCCACGCACGCGTCGGGGCTCAAGGAGAACTTCGGCTCGATGACCAAGCCCTACCACGCGGGGCACGCGGCGCGGAACGGGATCCTCGCCGCGCAGCTCGCCCGCGAGGGGCTGACCGCATCCGAGTCGGCGCTCGAGGGCAAGCAGGGGTATGTCGCCGCGTTCGGAGGCGCCCGGCGGCTCGAGCCGGCGCTGGACGGGCTCGGCCGCGCCTGGCAGCTCCTCGCCTCGGGCATCGCGGTCAAGCCCTATCCGTCGTGCGCCCTCACCCACTCGGCGATCGACTCGCTCCTCGAGCTGCGCGCCGCTCACGGGCTGACGCCGCGCGATGTGACGGCTGTTGAAGTCGCCGTGAACCGCGTCGTTCCCGACGTCCTCGCCCACCCGCGGCCGACGACGGCGCTCGAGCGGAAGTTCTCGATGCAGTTCTGCGCCGCGGCGGCGCTCGCCGAGGGACGCGTGGACCTTCGCTCGTTCGAGGACGGCGAGGTCCGGAATCACGCCGTGCGCGACCTCATGGAGCGCATCACGGTGGTCGTGGATCCGGCGCTCCCGGACGAGCTCGCGCAGCACGCGTGGAGCCGCGTCACCGTGCGGGTGCGGGACGGGCGCACGCTCACGGCCGGGCCGCGCGGGGCGCGCGGGCATCCGGACACGCCCCTCAACCCCGACGCGCTCCGCGCCAAGTTCCGCGCGTGCGCGACGCTCGTCCTGCCGCGCGACGAGGTCGAGGGAGTCGCCGAGCAGCTCGCGCACCTCGAGGACATCCCCGACATTCGCGCCCTCACCTCGCGGCTCGCGGGCGACTCTGACTGA